One region of Catenulispora sp. EB89 genomic DNA includes:
- a CDS encoding thiamine pyrophosphate-dependent enzyme: MNKTSAVAAVIEAFPEAPIVFTTGYTCRIARHLRDSPNHFYMVGSMGLAPSIAIGIAMQTGEPAVVVDGDGSLMMNPVGLLVAGPIRDLPLLHVLLDDGVYDSTGGQPTPSAGVDFGAWARGSGFGETLRADDEDALRTALARHTHVSTPTFLHCRVAADAGAPPPRIDADLADHADRLRRHVAGIAG; the protein is encoded by the coding sequence ATGAACAAGACCTCGGCGGTCGCGGCCGTCATCGAAGCCTTCCCCGAAGCGCCGATCGTCTTCACCACCGGCTACACCTGCCGCATCGCCCGGCACCTGCGCGACAGCCCGAACCACTTCTACATGGTGGGCTCGATGGGCCTGGCCCCGTCGATCGCCATCGGCATCGCCATGCAGACCGGCGAACCCGCGGTGGTGGTGGACGGCGACGGCAGCCTCATGATGAACCCCGTCGGCCTGCTCGTCGCCGGACCGATCCGGGACCTCCCGCTGCTGCACGTCCTGCTCGACGACGGTGTCTACGACTCCACCGGCGGCCAGCCGACCCCGTCCGCCGGCGTGGACTTCGGTGCGTGGGCCCGCGGCTCCGGCTTCGGCGAAACCCTCCGCGCCGACGACGAGGACGCCCTGCGCACGGCGCTCGCGCGGCACACGCACGTCAGCACCCCGACCTTCCTGCACTGCCGCGTGGCCGCCGACGCGGGCGCGCCGCCGCCACGGATCGACGCCGACCTCGCGGACCACGCGGACCGGCTGCGGCGCCATGTGGCGGGGATCGCAGGGTGA
- a CDS encoding peptidylprolyl isomerase — translation MKTHRRHMAGIGAFAAVAGLLLSGCASSGTVGSAAGSPTSVGSQASASDTATDTASTSASASDTATASAPDSASTSAPAAAGGAKSWPTEPPMTIDKTKAYTMTLHTSQGDIVIALNAAKAPHAVNSFNFLAAQNFYNGSRCHRLTTQGIYVLQCGDPTGTGSGGPGYQFQDENLAGATYPAGTAAMANAGPGTNGSQFFLVYKDAALPPNYTPFGTITSGLDVVTKVAAGGEDDANGAGDGRPKIDVVLNSVTVAAH, via the coding sequence GTGAAGACTCATCGACGCCACATGGCCGGGATCGGCGCGTTCGCCGCGGTGGCCGGACTCCTGCTGTCGGGCTGCGCCTCCTCCGGCACGGTCGGCTCCGCCGCCGGGTCCCCGACGTCCGTCGGGAGCCAGGCATCGGCTTCGGACACCGCTACGGACACGGCGTCGACCTCGGCTTCCGCCTCGGACACCGCCACCGCCTCCGCTCCGGACAGCGCCTCGACCTCGGCCCCCGCCGCGGCGGGCGGAGCCAAGAGCTGGCCCACCGAGCCGCCGATGACCATCGACAAGACCAAGGCGTACACGATGACCCTGCACACCAGCCAGGGCGACATCGTCATCGCCCTCAACGCCGCCAAGGCGCCGCACGCGGTGAACTCCTTCAATTTCCTGGCCGCCCAGAACTTCTACAACGGCAGCCGCTGCCACCGCCTGACGACCCAGGGCATCTACGTCCTCCAGTGCGGCGACCCGACCGGCACCGGCTCCGGCGGGCCGGGCTACCAGTTCCAGGACGAGAACCTGGCCGGCGCCACCTACCCGGCCGGCACCGCGGCGATGGCCAACGCCGGACCGGGCACCAACGGCAGCCAGTTCTTCCTCGTCTACAAGGACGCCGCGCTGCCCCCGAACTACACCCCCTTCGGCACCATCACCTCCGGTCTGGACGTCGTGACGAAGGTCGCCGCCGGCGGCGAGGACGACGCCAACGGGGCCGGGGACGGGCGCCCGAAGATCGATGTGGTGCTGAACAGCGTGACGGTCGCCGCGCACTGA
- a CDS encoding DUF1295 domain-containing protein, whose product MDAIRICLYVYAGVCFATWLMSVLTREYSWVDRIWSVVPLAYTGIFAGAAGFHDARLNVMFALVALWGVRLTFNFARKGGYARGGEDYRWAVLRGRMAPWQFQLFNIFFITLYQNAILLLITLPADTALHHRTSFTVADGVLTVLFAAFLVGETVADQQQWRFQQAKRADLDAGREPSARFVTTGLFGSSRHPNFFFEQAQWWVIAGFGVAAARAVPVTVVGAILLTALFIGSTRFTESISLSRYPEYAEYQRRTSAVVPWWPRRGAA is encoded by the coding sequence ATGGACGCGATCAGGATCTGCTTGTACGTATACGCGGGAGTTTGCTTCGCGACTTGGCTGATGTCGGTTCTCACGAGGGAGTACTCGTGGGTCGATCGCATCTGGTCGGTGGTCCCGCTGGCCTACACCGGGATCTTCGCCGGCGCGGCAGGCTTCCACGACGCGCGCCTGAACGTCATGTTCGCCCTGGTCGCGCTGTGGGGCGTGCGGCTCACCTTCAACTTCGCGCGCAAGGGTGGCTACGCGCGCGGCGGCGAGGACTATCGGTGGGCGGTGCTGCGGGGCCGGATGGCGCCGTGGCAGTTCCAGCTCTTCAACATCTTCTTCATCACGCTGTACCAGAACGCGATCCTGCTGCTGATCACGCTCCCCGCCGACACCGCCCTGCACCACCGCACGTCGTTCACCGTCGCGGACGGCGTCCTGACCGTGCTGTTCGCCGCGTTCCTGGTCGGCGAGACGGTGGCGGACCAGCAGCAGTGGCGGTTCCAGCAGGCGAAGCGCGCCGACCTGGACGCCGGCCGCGAGCCCTCGGCACGCTTCGTCACGACCGGCCTGTTCGGCTCCTCGCGACACCCCAACTTCTTCTTCGAGCAGGCGCAGTGGTGGGTGATCGCGGGATTCGGCGTGGCGGCGGCCCGCGCGGTGCCGGTGACGGTCGTCGGCGCGATCCTGCTGACCGCGCTGTTCATCGGCTCGACCCGCTTCACCGAGAGCATCAGCCTCTCGCGGTACCCGGAGTACGCGGAGTACCAGCGGCGGACGTCGGCGGTGGTGCCGTGGTGGCCTCGGCGCGGGGCAGCGTAG
- a CDS encoding emopamil-binding family protein: MADAVNLPLRERKIDVFFAVVFSAFVVTSCISDLLPTVGVDFSHPGGNFFVRSNYWYAHDADPLFMHPPDWMRIVTGLSAFVYMPFYIVLVLALTTGRNWIQLPSVIYATMIVTLTGIVVFGVEFFGESATRTGNPGKFLAFNLPYVLVPLLLLVRMRKPLPFARRF, from the coding sequence ATGGCCGACGCGGTGAACCTCCCCCTTCGGGAGCGCAAGATCGACGTCTTCTTCGCGGTCGTGTTCTCGGCGTTCGTGGTGACGTCCTGCATCAGCGACCTGCTGCCCACCGTCGGTGTCGACTTCTCGCACCCCGGCGGCAACTTCTTCGTCCGCTCCAACTACTGGTACGCCCACGACGCCGACCCGCTGTTCATGCACCCGCCGGACTGGATGCGCATCGTGACCGGGCTCTCAGCCTTCGTCTACATGCCCTTCTACATCGTCCTCGTACTGGCCCTGACGACCGGCCGGAACTGGATCCAGCTGCCGTCGGTGATCTACGCCACGATGATCGTCACCCTGACCGGCATCGTCGTGTTCGGCGTGGAGTTCTTCGGCGAGTCCGCGACGCGGACCGGGAACCCGGGCAAGTTCCTGGCCTTCAACCTGCCCTACGTCCTCGTCCCGCTGCTGCTTCTGGTGCGGATGCGCAAGCCGCTGCCGTTCGCTCGGAGGTTCTGA
- a CDS encoding LamG-like jellyroll fold domain-containing protein, producing MALAIVFGLCLPASAVANAGTPTEYPGLEAQYGLATGTPGGSDWTLGPVKNTIVDPNIDFSNLLPRLQQFAGAPTDAGIQWSGVIHVPTTGSYTFQWYGDNGFRMTIDGGSVIDHWVDDWNVPITATVNLTAGEHTLQAQYFQDFGGASAQLSWAPPGQSMAPVPASAFTVPPGYVPTLTDASLSADGTKVRMTFSKPLAAWPSAATGHLSVAGFPISSAALDPADPATLVVTLGGPLYKTWTDLTVGYDGTGGAAYADGSAVPLFYSGLANTSTADMTTPWASQVNPNNPLPDYPRPQMTRDRWQSLNGKWGFEGLPESTGATDVQKPPASNAHLTGSIVVPYPMESELSGVQQHYDYSFYRRTFTVPASWRADGQRVVLNFGAVNYQTTVWVNNVQVATHTGGYLPFSADITAALKGFGPQQITVGVTNTDAPNQPQGKQQLDPSGIFYTASSGIWQTVWLEPTSAKRLDQVVFTPNLPNAPSTAGASVTVDAVSGTSAGGRVHVTVTDGRRVVAEGTGTANTPFTIPLANPRLWSPSDPFLYRATVTLTDGWSWDPVGSYFGERTVGIGKVNGVSKILLNGTPTFVDATLDQGFWPDGIYTAPTDAALKWDVTETKAMGFNAIRKHIKVEPARWYYDADTTGMLVLQDMPSMNSGYTPTPADDTAFRSQLHQMAVDLRGETSIISFEPYNEGWGLDRNTVSNAVDEVKLAAAQVHADDPSRLVDAESGFNCCGSVNTDTGAGNVIDWHTYTGPADPQPDTADNRAAIDGEHGGWGLAIPTHDWDQGFINYAGAADTTQLTQKFVQTADAVRVEAQCQLSGSVYTQLTDVEGEVNGLWTYDRREPKMDVSQLAAANAKVIAAGSTAGDCGQNVVSKAGSWPLADGSGSVAKDTSGNGDDATLPNGGTWTTSGPNGGGLQLNGTDQYAQTQGPLLNSGGSYTVAAWVNLGKKGAFATAVSEDGTVNSVFFLQYDAADDRFAFSNANARAVANSGPGGGSPTTGTWYHLVGVRDGTANTMSIYVNGTLAGTTTVPPADMATGGLAIGRAKFGAQQVDFWPGSLDDVQIFPTALTAGQVSALG from the coding sequence ATGGCCCTCGCCATCGTTTTCGGTCTGTGCCTACCGGCGTCTGCGGTAGCGAACGCAGGCACGCCGACGGAGTACCCGGGCCTCGAAGCCCAGTACGGCCTCGCCACCGGCACCCCCGGGGGCAGCGACTGGACCCTGGGGCCGGTGAAGAACACCATCGTTGACCCCAACATCGACTTCTCGAACCTCTTGCCGCGCCTCCAGCAGTTCGCCGGCGCCCCCACGGATGCCGGGATCCAGTGGAGCGGCGTCATCCATGTGCCGACGACCGGCAGCTACACCTTCCAGTGGTACGGGGACAACGGCTTCCGGATGACGATCGACGGCGGCTCCGTCATCGACCATTGGGTCGACGACTGGAACGTCCCGATCACCGCCACCGTGAACCTCACCGCGGGCGAGCACACCTTGCAGGCGCAGTACTTCCAGGACTTCGGCGGCGCCTCCGCGCAGCTGTCCTGGGCTCCGCCCGGCCAGTCGATGGCGCCGGTCCCGGCCTCGGCCTTCACGGTGCCGCCGGGTTACGTCCCGACCCTGACCGACGCCTCGCTCTCGGCCGACGGCACGAAGGTCCGGATGACGTTCAGCAAGCCGCTGGCCGCCTGGCCGTCGGCGGCGACCGGCCATCTGAGCGTCGCAGGGTTCCCCATCTCCTCGGCGGCGCTGGACCCGGCCGATCCCGCGACGCTCGTCGTCACCCTCGGCGGCCCGCTCTACAAGACCTGGACCGACCTCACGGTCGGCTACGACGGCACCGGCGGCGCCGCGTACGCCGACGGCTCGGCCGTGCCGCTGTTCTACAGCGGTCTGGCCAACACCTCGACGGCGGACATGACCACGCCGTGGGCCTCGCAGGTCAACCCGAACAACCCGCTGCCGGACTACCCCCGCCCGCAGATGACGCGCGACCGGTGGCAGTCGCTGAACGGCAAGTGGGGTTTCGAGGGGCTGCCCGAGAGCACCGGCGCGACCGACGTCCAGAAGCCGCCGGCGAGCAACGCGCACCTGACCGGCTCGATCGTCGTGCCGTATCCGATGGAGTCGGAGCTGTCCGGCGTCCAGCAGCACTACGACTACTCCTTCTACCGGCGCACGTTCACCGTTCCCGCCTCGTGGCGCGCCGACGGTCAGCGCGTCGTGCTCAACTTCGGCGCCGTCAACTACCAGACGACGGTCTGGGTGAACAACGTTCAGGTGGCCACGCACACCGGCGGCTACCTGCCCTTCAGCGCCGACATCACCGCGGCGCTCAAGGGCTTCGGGCCGCAGCAGATCACCGTGGGCGTCACCAACACCGACGCGCCCAACCAGCCGCAGGGCAAGCAGCAGCTCGACCCGTCAGGGATCTTCTATACCGCGTCGAGCGGCATCTGGCAGACCGTGTGGCTGGAGCCGACCTCGGCGAAGCGGCTCGACCAGGTCGTGTTCACGCCGAACCTGCCGAACGCGCCGAGCACCGCGGGCGCCTCGGTCACCGTGGACGCCGTCAGCGGCACCTCCGCCGGCGGTCGTGTCCACGTCACCGTCACCGACGGCCGGCGAGTCGTGGCCGAGGGGACTGGGACGGCGAACACGCCGTTCACCATCCCGCTGGCCAACCCGCGGCTGTGGTCGCCGTCCGATCCGTTCCTGTACCGCGCGACGGTGACGCTGACCGACGGCTGGTCGTGGGACCCGGTCGGTTCGTACTTCGGCGAGCGCACCGTGGGCATCGGAAAGGTGAACGGGGTCAGCAAGATCCTGCTGAACGGCACGCCGACCTTCGTCGACGCGACCCTCGACCAGGGGTTCTGGCCGGACGGCATCTACACCGCGCCGACCGACGCCGCCCTGAAGTGGGACGTCACCGAGACCAAGGCGATGGGCTTCAACGCGATCCGCAAGCACATCAAGGTCGAGCCGGCGCGGTGGTACTACGACGCCGACACCACCGGGATGCTCGTGCTCCAGGACATGCCGTCGATGAACTCCGGGTACACCCCGACCCCGGCGGACGACACCGCGTTCCGGTCCCAGCTGCACCAGATGGCCGTGGACCTGCGCGGGGAGACGTCGATCATCTCGTTCGAGCCCTACAACGAGGGCTGGGGCCTGGACCGGAACACCGTGTCCAACGCGGTCGACGAGGTCAAGCTCGCCGCCGCGCAGGTGCACGCCGACGACCCGAGCCGGCTCGTCGACGCCGAGTCGGGCTTCAACTGCTGCGGCAGCGTGAACACCGACACCGGCGCCGGTAACGTGATCGACTGGCACACCTACACCGGCCCGGCCGACCCGCAGCCCGACACCGCGGACAACCGCGCCGCCATCGACGGCGAGCACGGCGGCTGGGGCCTGGCCATCCCGACTCACGACTGGGATCAGGGCTTCATCAACTACGCCGGCGCCGCCGACACCACGCAGCTGACGCAGAAGTTCGTCCAGACGGCCGACGCGGTCCGGGTGGAGGCCCAGTGCCAGCTCTCCGGAAGCGTCTACACCCAGCTGACCGATGTCGAGGGCGAGGTCAACGGCCTGTGGACCTACGACCGCCGCGAACCGAAGATGGACGTGTCCCAGCTCGCAGCCGCCAACGCCAAGGTGATCGCGGCCGGCAGCACCGCCGGCGACTGCGGCCAGAACGTCGTCAGCAAGGCGGGAAGCTGGCCGCTGGCCGACGGCTCCGGCAGCGTCGCCAAGGACACGTCCGGCAACGGCGATGACGCGACGCTGCCGAACGGCGGCACCTGGACCACGTCCGGTCCGAACGGCGGCGGCCTGCAACTGAACGGCACCGACCAGTACGCGCAGACGCAGGGACCGCTGCTCAACAGCGGCGGCAGCTACACCGTCGCGGCGTGGGTCAACCTGGGCAAGAAGGGCGCGTTCGCCACCGCGGTCAGCGAGGACGGCACGGTGAACAGCGTGTTCTTCCTGCAGTACGACGCCGCCGACGACAGGTTCGCGTTCAGCAACGCGAACGCCCGCGCGGTCGCCAACAGCGGTCCAGGCGGCGGCTCGCCGACGACGGGCACGTGGTACCACCTCGTCGGCGTCCGAGATGGGACGGCGAACACCATGTCGATCTACGTCAACGGCACACTCGCCGGCACGACGACCGTCCCACCGGCGGACATGGCAACCGGCGGGCTGGCTATCGGGCGCGCGAAGTTCGGCGCGCAGCAGGTGGACTTCTGGCCGGGGAGCCTGGACGACGTGCAGATCTTCCCGACGGCGCTGACGGCGGGGCAGGTGTCTGCGCTGGGGTGA